A genomic segment from Pseudomonas mendocina encodes:
- the egtB gene encoding ergothioneine biosynthesis protein EgtB, with amino-acid sequence MRDRTSRIAVSPPHLEQLWQRYQRVRAASERLCEPLEAEDYVIQSMADVSPPKWHLAHVTWFFEAFVLQPFLSGYRPLDKRYDHLFNSYYKTHGTPFERARRGLLSRPTVSEVYAYRSHVDLAMAQLLQSGSELADEVLQRVELGLEHEQQHQELLLMDIKHILAQNPLRPVYRHDLKPGGASASELRWIQFPAGLRHVGHTGDGFAFDCEQPRHRVFVEAFQLASRPVSNGEYLEFIRDGGYRSTALWLADGWDHIQRAGWQAPLYWQREGDDWLELTLGGPCELDLDAPVCHLSYFEAEAFATWAQARLPREEEWEVAAQDEPLWGNFVENDHLQPVAAGAGDGLQQLYGDVWEWTASAYRPYPGFRPLGGSLGEYNGKFMSGQMVLRGGSCATPEDHVRPTYRNFFYPTMRWQFSGLRLAKEL; translated from the coding sequence ATGCGAGACCGCACCAGCAGGATCGCCGTTTCACCGCCGCACCTCGAACAGCTATGGCAGCGTTATCAGCGGGTGCGCGCTGCCAGTGAGCGGCTCTGTGAGCCGCTGGAGGCCGAGGACTATGTGATCCAGAGCATGGCGGACGTCAGCCCGCCGAAGTGGCATCTGGCGCATGTCACCTGGTTCTTCGAGGCCTTCGTGCTGCAGCCCTTTCTGTCGGGTTATCGCCCGCTGGATAAGCGCTACGACCATCTATTCAATTCCTACTACAAGACCCACGGCACGCCCTTCGAGCGCGCGCGGCGCGGGTTGTTGTCGCGGCCGACGGTAAGCGAGGTGTACGCCTATCGCAGCCATGTCGATCTGGCCATGGCGCAGTTGCTCCAGTCAGGCAGTGAACTTGCCGACGAGGTGCTGCAGCGGGTCGAGCTGGGGCTGGAGCACGAGCAGCAGCATCAGGAGCTGCTGTTGATGGATATCAAGCACATCCTGGCGCAGAACCCGTTGCGGCCGGTTTACCGGCATGACCTCAAGCCAGGCGGAGCTAGCGCAAGCGAACTGCGCTGGATTCAGTTCCCCGCCGGGCTGCGCCATGTCGGCCATACCGGCGATGGATTTGCCTTCGACTGCGAGCAGCCGCGCCATCGGGTGTTCGTCGAGGCCTTTCAGTTGGCCAGCCGACCGGTGAGCAATGGCGAGTATCTTGAGTTCATTCGCGATGGTGGTTACCGCAGCACGGCGCTGTGGCTGGCGGACGGTTGGGACCATATCCAGCGCGCTGGCTGGCAGGCGCCGCTGTACTGGCAACGCGAGGGGGACGACTGGCTGGAGCTGACCCTGGGCGGCCCGTGCGAGCTGGATCTGGATGCGCCGGTCTGCCACCTGAGCTACTTCGAGGCCGAGGCCTTTGCCACCTGGGCGCAGGCGCGCCTGCCGCGTGAAGAAGAGTGGGAAGTTGCCGCACAGGACGAACCGCTGTGGGGCAACTTCGTCGAGAACGATCATCTGCAGCCGGTGGCCGCAGGGGCCGGCGATGGCCTGCAGCAGCTATATGGCGATGTCTGGGAATGGACGGCCAGCGCCTACCGGCCCTACCCCGGCTTTCGGCCGCTGGGCGGCAGCCTGGGTGAGTACAACGGCAAGTTCATGTCCGGGCAGATGGTGTTGCGTGGCGGCAGCTGCGCCACGCCTGAAGACCACGTGCGCCCCACCTATCGCAACTTCTTCTACCCCACCATGCGCTGGCAGTTCTCCGGCCTGCGCCTGGCCAAGGAGCTCTGA